In a single window of the Perca flavescens isolate YP-PL-M2 chromosome 18, PFLA_1.0, whole genome shotgun sequence genome:
- the aig1 gene encoding androgen-induced gene 1 protein isoform X2: MMAVLAFPVGAFVVFTFWSLYLYDRELVYPKLLDNFIPQWLNHGMHTTVLPFIIIEMRTTRHRYPGRSCGLAAVCCFGVGYILWTCWVHQVTGVWVYPVLERITPLARVAFFSAMTAVICVFYTLGEILNSYIWDQPHTEKFKGE, from the exons ATGATGGCCGTGCTGGCCTTCCCTGTCGGAGCG tTTGTGGTGTTCACGTTCTGGAGTCTCTACCTGTACGACAGAGAGCTGGTCTACCCCAAACTACTGGACAACTTCATCCCTCAGTGGCTCAACCACGGCATG cacaCCACTGTTCTTCCCTTCATCATCATCGAGATGCGGACCACCCGCCATCGGTACCCCGGCAGATCGTGCGGTCTGGCGGCCGTGTGCTGCTTCGGCGTGGGATACATCCTctg GACCTGTTGGGTGCACCAGGTGACGGGCGTGTGGGTGTACCCGGTGCTGGAGCGCATCACTCCGCTGGCTCGGGTCGCCTTCTTCAGCGCCATGACGGCGGTGATTTGTGTTTTCTACACCCTCGGAGAAATCCTCAACAGCTACATCTGGGACCAGCCGCACACAG AAAAGTTCAAAGGCGAGTGA